Proteins from one Desmodus rotundus isolate HL8 chromosome 9, HLdesRot8A.1, whole genome shotgun sequence genomic window:
- the ANGPTL8 gene encoding angiopoietin-like protein 8: protein MPVLALCLCALAMGVWPASAAPVGTLEPAQHEELTLLFHGALQLGQAFNSVYSATEAQLVEARHSLGLYGRALGLLGQKVSQGRDAAQELRASLLKMQMEEDALKLQAEATAQALGETAQGQHVLRESMQQLEVQLRGAWLGHARQEFEALKAHADKQSHILWALKGHTQRQRQEMMAQQHRLQQIQERLHTAALPA, encoded by the exons ATGCCTGTGCTCGCGCTGTGTCTGTGTGCCCTAGCAATGGGGGTCTGGCCTGCCTCTGCAGCCCCCGTGGGCACCCTGGAGCCAGCACAGCATGAGGAGCTGACCCTGCTCTTCCATGGGGCCCTGCAGCTGGGTCAGGCCTTCAACAGTGTGTACAGTGCCACAGAAGCACAGCTGGTGGAGGCCAGGCATAGCCTAGGCCTCTACGGCCGTGCACTGGGGCTCCTGGGGCAGAAAGTCAGCCAGGGCCGGGATGCAGCCCAGGAGCTACGAGCAAGCCTGTTGAAGATGCAG ATGGAAGAGGATGCTCTAAAGCTGCAGGCAGAAGCCACAGCACAGGCGCTGGGAGAGACGGCTCAGGGGCAGCACGTGCTGCGGGAGAGCATGCAGCAGCTAGAAGTCCAGCTGAGAGGTGCTTGGCTGGGCCATGCCCGGCAAGAATTTGAGGCCTTAAAG GCCCATGCTGACAAGCAGAGCCACATCCTGTGGGCCCTCAAGGGCCACACACAGCGACAGAGACAGGAGATGATGGCCCAGCAGCACCGGCTGCAACAAATCCAAGAGAG ACTCCACACGGCGGCGCTCCCAGCCTGA